The genome window GTAGCCAATTTCTTCTTCCAATTCGCGCAGAGCAGCCGCTTTAGGGTCTGCGTTTTCTCCCTTTTCTAACTTCCCTGCTGGAATCTCCACCGAGGTCCTTTCAATCGCCTTACGGTACTGCTTGACCAAGATCGTTTTCCCATCTTCTGTGATCGGCAAAACCGCTACTGCTCCATTATGGAAGATTAAATCACGCTGCGCTTGGCCTTTTCCAGCGGGTAGTTCTACTTGATCAGTGACCACTTGGAAAATCGGTCCCTGATAAATCTCCTTGCGCTCAATGGTTTTTTCTTCAAATTGCATGAGAATCTCCTATTTATTTTTAGGATGGTGTGGCAAGCGAAGGGCATACTCTTCTTTATTCACTTGACGGCCACGACCAATCGCAATCGCATCAGCTGGTACATCCTTGGTAATGGTTGATCCAGCACCGACTAAGGAATTGTCGCCTAATTCAACTGGCGCAATAATCGTCGAATTGGATCCGACAAAGACATTGTTTCCAATCGTCGTTTTAAACTTGTGTTGGCCATCATAATTCACAGTGATAGTTCCTGCCCCAAAGTTGACGTTGCTGCCGACTTGGCAGTTGCCGATGTAGGTCAAATGACCCGCTTTGGTATTTTCGCCAATAGACGAACCTTTGACTTCAACAAAGTTTCCAATATGGACATCTTTGGCGAGGCTAGATCCTGGACGAATATGAGCGTATGGTCCTACCGTCACGCCATCAGCTACCGTGCTCTCTTCAATCATAGAGTTAGTGATGACAGCAGCTACCCCAATTTCACTGTCCACAATATAGGTTCCATTGGTTAAGACTGTTTCAGCCCCAATTTTTGTGTGTCCTTTTAAGGTAACATTGGCTTCGATTTGCACTTCTGGTGCGATCTCAACATCGACATCGATATAGGCCGCATCCGGATTGACAAAGCTCACCCCATTGACCATGTGGGCTTGGTTAATGCGACGACGCATGATGCCTTCTGCTGTTGCAAGGGCAACGCGGTCGTTAACCCCGAGACTTTCATCAAAGTCTTTGAGCGTATAAGCCCCAACTTTTTCACCAGCTTCACGGAAAATACCGATGACATCCGTGATATAGTATTCACCTTGGGCATTGTTAGTGTTTATATTTTTCAAAGCTTCAAAGAGGCGTGCATTGTCAAAGACATAAGTTCCTGTATTGATTTCCTTGATTTGCTTTTCAAAATCTGTCGCATCTTTTTGCTCGACGATTCGAAGCACTTCCGCATTGTCATTGCGGACAATCCGACCATAGCCAAATGGATTAGCTGCTTCGGCTGTCAAAATGGTTGCCACATTTTTGTGGTTGATATGAAAGTCAATCAAGTGTTTGAGGCTTTCACCTGTAATCAAAGGAGTATCACCTGCGATGACAAGAGTATGGCCTTCAAGACCTTCCAAGACTGGCTCTGCCATCATAACCGCATGACCGGTTCCCAATTGTTCGGTTTGCTTAACAAATTCTGTTTGTCCAGCTAGGACTTGCTCCACCAATTCCGCCTTGTGCCCCACAACCGTTACCGTCTTTTCAGGTGAGATTGCTCCAACACTACGGAAGACATGCTCCAACATTGAGATCCCTGCAACCTTGTGAAGAACCTTGGGCAGATCTGATTTCATACGGGTACCTTTCCCCGCTGCTAAAATAATGGCATAATTTGGCATAACATTTCTCTTTTCTGTACAATATCGCTTACATTATACCATTTTTTAGCCCTTTTGGAAAATAAGACCCAAACCAAAAAACTCTCCAAAAAGGAGAGTCAGATTAAGATCAAATCTTCGTTGAGACTTTCCTTGGGTGAGTACGGACATCAGCGAACTTCTTCGAAGTTCCATGATTTAGTTTTGAACCTAAAGTTTCAAAACTCCCGAGCGCTTGAAACTTTTAGGTTTCAAGCGCTTTTCTCACAGCGGAAAGTCTCAAAAAATCTTTTAATAGTTCTAAGAACTGGGCAGTATTTTTAGCTTGACACAATCACTAGGTATTGTTTGATAGAAAACAGTTATTCTCTTTTCTGATTTTCTAAATGGAGAGCGTATCTATAATGGATAGACCTTGCGAAATTCTTCTAAAACCACCTTGCTGTCAGGTGTAAACGTCAGACCTGCTTCTCCAAAGCAGTCTTTGAAAAAGTCTTCATGAACCTGACGCCAATAAGCCAGAGATTTGTCTCCTTCACCTTCCTTATAGGCATGGTCAGCTGACACTTGATGGAAAGGCTGAACAGAAACCTTTGTAATTTCGACAATGCAGACAGCTTGATCCTTACTGTCTAAAATGACATCAAAGGTTCCTTCTTGGGGAAGGGGTTCGTCCTCTACTGCGTAAAGATCGTAAGCTGAGGCAGTTGCTGTTTTTTCGCCTTTAAAGACCAGTTCCGCTAAAAGGTCTGGGTCCACTCCAAAAGCCCAGGCATCTATCTCATCTCCGATAGAGGGGTTGATTTGCTTGTAGGCATTCCACATTTCTTGAGGTGTCATTTGTTCTCCTTCTTTTCTTTCACCTTCCAATTTCTATAGCTTGTCATGTCCAATTCTGGAAATCCTCGTAACTCCGCCTTCACCTTCAATACTAAAGGAGAAGCATTGTCTTCAGTAATTTCTTCCACATTCAACCAAACTGCATTTGCTGAATCATTGCTTCCATCAAGAACCTCCTGAGGAAGGGATTGTTGAGGGCCTTCGAAATCGAGTACGATATCATAAAAGGCCATGATATGGTGTACAGCGAAATCTTTGCCCTCTTCTTGAACCATCACGTCATACATCCTAGGATTAGCGTATCTGCTAATCGTATAGCCCGTCTCTTCCAGAACTTCTCGCTTGAGTGTTTCAGTCAGCCCTTCCCCTAGTTCCTGGCTACCACCCGGTAGATCAAAACGCTGTTGATAGGGGCCTCTTGTTTTTTCAATGCAAAGTAATTTCCCGTCTTGAAGACAGATTCCGTATACACCAAAGTGTTTTTTGATTTCCATCAAATCCTCTACTTTCATTCAAAGCTCAGTCGATAGTGAAACCAGTATAGCTATTCTTTTTGCAACACCATCTCTTATTGACCCTAATCATTTCTTCTCTATTGATTTAATACCTTTTCAATATCAATTTTAATAATTTTTCTAGATACCAATAATCCTGCAAAAACTGAAGTGAGTATCCCTATTAATACCGGGAACAACAATCTGGTAAGTTCAATATCTAGTGGTAATCCACTCAAAAAGATGATCAAATAAGAAATAGCAATTCCTATCACCAATCCCGCGCTTGTACCTCGTACTCCCATCATAAAGCTTTCAAATAAATATATTCTTTTTATCTGTCGATCAGATGCACCGATGATTTTAAAAGTTGCGATCTGTTTATGATTCTCCTGAATGGTAATAGCTAGAATATTGATGATATTAATAATCGCTACAATAGAGATAAGAACTATGATTAAGAGGATAAAAAGGTCGATGTAGGAAAACCATCTGGATAGCATATTGATAACATCCTGTTGTGTTGCTACAACAACATCTAATCCTGTTCCTGATAAAGATTGTTTTAAATTTTCATTTTTTAAAACAGTCTTTTCTATCTTGTTTGCTACTTCATTTAAATCGGTTCCATTTTTTACAGTAGCATTCAGATAGTAATACTTATTTGATGAAACGCTACTACTTTTTACATTGATTGCCATCATTTGATTTATTTCTGTTGGCAAGGTAGAAAATAACTGCGCTTCTTGCTTGTCTATAATGCCAGAAATTACAAACTTTTCATAATGATTATCAATCTTAATAGTCACCGTATCTCCGACATTCATTGATGTAGCCTTGTGTACGGAATCTCCGATTAATATTTCATTGTCCTTCTCTGGAAATTTCCCTTCAGCAATTCTAATATTCAGGTTTTTTAAATACTTTTCTTCTAAACAATGGATGGTATTGGAAACCGATGTTTTGCCATTTTGGAATTTGATATCATCCGTAAATAGTAGTTTCACACCTGTAATATTTTTTACTTCATCAATTTTTTTAACTCGATCAATATCATCACTAGAAAATAAAGGTAAAGCTTTATAATTCAGAGAATTTTCTTTATTACCAAAGGCAACAGTAACAACATTTTTATTTGCTACAGTCATTTCTTTAATCATTTTATTATAGAAAGAATTAGAAATGAGCATCACTAAAACAATTAGCAAAACAGAGATCGCTATTGACAGTCGAACTAATCTATATCTTCGTTTGTTAACTTCTAAATCTCTTTTAGCAATGAATAATATGGAATGATTCATTTTATCATCTCCTTACGTACTCAATTTTGCCATCAACAACTGTGCAAATAGACTGCATACTATTCGCCACCTTATCACTATGAGTTACTATTATAATCGTGATACCTAACTCCTCATTGATCCGCTTCAACAATTCTATTATATTTTGTTCGTTAGCAGCGTCTAAATTACCAGTAGGTTCATCTGCTATCAATATTTCTGGATTATTAATAAGAGCTCTTGCCAAGGCAACTCTTTGTTTTTCACCTCCACTAATCTTATCAATACTCTTGCTTAACATTTCCTTTGAAAGACCTAGAGTGTTACAAATTTCGTTAATGTTATTCTCTCCATTTTCAAAAAAATATCTTGGAAGTAGAATATTCTCTTTCACCGTGAAACCTGAAATCAAATTAAAGTTTTGGAAGACACAGCCAATATTCCTACGCCTTACCTTACTCAAATTTTTCATATCTAAAATGGAACTACCACAGACTAAGATATCCCCCTCATTTAAACTGGTAATCCCTAATATTAATTTAACAAGAGTAGTTTTTCCTAATCCAGAACGGCCAACTATTGCAGTCGTGCTACCTTTTTTAAATTCAAAATTACAATTTTTGAAAATATATCTGACATTCGATCCATCACTAAAACATTTAGTAACATTCACTAATTTAATCATGACTTCACCTTCATTCCACAATAACTTAGCAAATCAGTTATACTATTCGTTTCTTCTAAAACAATCTCTTAAGGTTTCAGGTAGAGCCCATTCAAAAAGTTCTTCTGAACTTACCCTCAGTTATCTTCATAATTGTTATTATCCCTGTCTTTTTTTGGTGAAAAAGGCTAGATCTCCATCGTGACCAATCATAAAGAAATCTGATTCATCCTGATCACTCTGGTAGGTTTAATTTCGTTCAGTAAGATCTTCTTTAGCATAGAGGTAAATACCTGTCTCACCACTGTCCTAACTTAATTGTTCACCTAGGTTTGATCCTCTTTCAGTAAGGAAAAAACAATTACATTTCTTAGCAAGATTTCAACTCTTGCTTTTTCATCCTCCTACTTCAAACTCCAACCACCATCAATGGTAAGGATTTGTCCTTGCATGGCAGATGCCTTCCCGCTAGCCAAAAAGAGGCTGACTTCTGCTACTTCTTCTGGATTAATCCAGCGCTTGATCGGCGTCTCACTGGCTACCCAGTCAGCCAATCCACCTGGTTCAAAATCCGCTGCGGTCATGCCTGTTTTGACAGCCCCAGGAGCAATCCCAAAGACCTGAATACCAGCTTCTGCATAATCCAGGGCCAACTGTTTGGTAAATCCTGCTAAGGCATGCTTGGACGAGGTATAAGCGTGACCGCCGCCTCCTGCCAGGCTAGAAGCAATGGAGCACATATTGATGATGATACCTTGCTTCTTCTCCAACATTTGAGTCAGATAATGCCGCGTCAGCTCCACCGGGGTCACATAGTTGATCTCAAAGATCTCCTGAATCTCCTGAGCGCTTTGCTCCAGAAGCGGTTTGTAATCATCCAAAACTCCGGCTGTATTGCACAAGACTTCTACCTCAGGACACCAATCAAAAATCGGCGTCAAATCAAGAGTTAAGTCCCTCTGTAAGAAGTGAAAATCACCTGCTAACTGAGGATCCGCTCCCTGGTCCACCCCATAGACCTGGTAGCCCTTCTCTAGAAAGAGGCGAGCTTGAGCCAGACCAATCCCGGAACTCACGCCTGTAATCAAGACCCTTTTAGTCATGGACTTCCACCCAATCTGTCGCTAAAACATCACAAGGAGTTGGACTCCACATGGAGAAACCTTCACCCTCGCCAGAGACATTGATGAGGAAATAAGGTGTCACTTCCAGAGCCACCCCATTTTGCTCAATGGTATCAAACAATTGGACATAGTTTTCTGCTCCGCCCCAACCGGTTCGCACATATTTTTTCTTAGCCTTTAAGCCTGGTAAAATCTCTTCAAATGTCATGTTTTTCTCCTTTGTTATCTAGTTAACTTTCTCCCTTTATTATATCAAAAAAAGAGCTTTCCCTATACAAAAAGCCAGAGTTCTTCTACTCTAGCTTTCATCTTTTATTGATTTTCTTCTGAATGGCGATACCCATAACCGAAATAAATTCCGATCCCAATCAGGAGAGCAACTCCGAAGGCCAGCCAGGTCGATAGGGAATACTGGGTCATAAAGGACAGGCAGACCACAATTGATAGAATTGGCAAGACTGGAACCAAGGGTGTTTTAAATTCACCAGGTCCAGGAGCCCCGTGTTCCTTGCGCAATTTCAAGAGGGCAAAGGCCAACATAACCAGGTAAGCCAAGGTACAAATATTTAAGAAGGAAGCGATACTGGCTAGTGGAAAGACTCCACCAGCAATAGCAGCCATTGATCCAGCTACTAGTGTTGCATTTTTGGGAATTCTAGTTTTTGGATCGAGTTGTTTCATAGCTTTTGGCAGGAGACCATCCCGCGCCAAACTGTAAATCATCCGTGAGAGGGCAAAGGTCATGGAAATGCAGACGGTGATTAGTGTCAAAATCGCTACCAGCGATACATAATTTCCAGCCCAGCCGGCTCCGACCTGACGGAGGGTAAAGGCAACCGCGTCTTCTACATTTAAGTTCTTAAAAGGAACCATACCGGTCAAAACCAGGGTGACCAAGATATAAAGAACGGTTGTGATCAAAAGACTGAGGACAATCCCGCGAGGGACGTTCTTTTGTGGTTCCTTGATTTCATCGACCGCCATGGAAATGGACTCAAAACCAAGAAAGGCAAAGAACATGAGCGAAGCTCCAGCCATAATCCCTGTCTGACCACCATAGATTTCGCCAAATCCATACGGAGCAAAGTTTGCCCAGTTGCCAGGATTTAGGTGAAAAATCCCCACAAGGATAAACAAGGCAAGAGCGGAGAACTTGAGTAAGACCAGCAAGGAATTAAAACGTAAGACCGCTTTTGCATTCATAAGGACTAAGGCTGTGACGAGGACCATGACCAAAATAGGCAAGAGATCCACATAAGTCCCCGCAGCTGGATCAAAAGTGCCATTTAGAGCAGTCGGTAGCCTCCAGCCAAGATTGGCTAGCAAACCTTTGAAATAGGCTGCCCAACCTGAGGCCACCCCTGATACAGCCGTCATAAATTCCATCACGGTCAACCAACCTGCAATCCAGGCAGGAAACTCTCCAAAGATAGCATAGAGGTAACTATAGGCTCCCCCAGTCGCAGGAATACGAGAGGCAAATTCGGCAAAAAAGAGAGCCGAGAGCCCTACGCAAAAAGCTGCAATCACAATCGAAATGATCAAGGCTGGCCCAGCTAAATTCGCTGCTGCAGTTCCCGTAATCGTGAAGATCCCTGTCCCCACCATGGCACCAATTCCTAAAATAATCAAATCCCACAAACGTAAATGGCGATTTAGACCCGGGTGTACTTGCCCAAGTCCCTTTTTTCGAAATAAATTCATATCTATTCTCCCATCTAATGAGTTTATTCTATCATACTTGGACAAGAAAGAGAGTGGGACAGAAATCGGTAATTCGTCAGAATTCGATTTCGTCGTCCCACCTCCGCACAGTTGAGTAGGGCATCTTTGGAACTTGAAAAGCGAACAAATACTTAGGAAACTTGCTTAGCAAGTCCTATCTACCACCTCAAAGCAGTGCTTTGAGCACTCAACCACTGCGTCTTGCTCGACAATCCAAAAACAATTGAGAGGCTAGGACTTTAGTCCCAGCCCCCCTTTTCTTTCTATTTATCACTTTCCGTCCTATTCTTTTTCAAAGCACGAATCGTAAACCAATAATAAATAACCAGCCCAAAGACGATGATCACTGTGGGCAGAAGAACTGTCATACCAAGATTCTGAACTCCTTGTGCCAAGGTCCAGCGATGTAAGAATCCAACCCCTAAAAAGGCGACGATAGGAAAGATGAAAGCTCGTCCAAACTCTTCTTTCCATTGCCAAAGAATGAGAGCCCCGCTAGCCCCTGTCATGAGAAGAGTATCCCAAGGACTAGGGACTACAAACCAAGCAAGAGCTGGCAAGAAGCGGACTCCCACTATTTCACCGACAAAATAGAATCCTAGAACTAGAACAAATGCTACATAAATTGCTTTTTTCGTTTTTTCCTCCGCAAAAATGAGACGACGAAGGAGATAGAAGATGATCCCAACAGCTAGGAGTCCCAAAATGATGTCTGTCAAATAGACTAGTGGCTTGAGCACAAGGACTGCTTGAGAAGCAAAATCACTTAAGAGGCGATAAAATATCACAATACCTGAAAAGATAGCCCCATATTTCAAAACAGACCGCGTCGATTCTTTGGGCATATTTTCGATGATTTGGTCTGCCATTCCCTTTGGATCGAGACCAAAATAGTCCTTGGCCGTTAAGCCATCCGCTCCTGCTTGCGAAAAATCTAGCGCTAGATTATAGACCTGCTCTCTTAAGGCTTTCTCCTCATATAAGAAACCTGCAAAATTGAAATAATCCCAGAGATCTTGGAAATAGGCTTGGTCCTCCTGGCTAAAGGTTTGCATCAAGGCCTGCGTTTCTTCAAAATACATTGCTGATTTCATGCTTCTTCCTTCTTTCTTTGGAGACAAAATACAATAAGGGTCAGGACTAGTCCCATGAGAGGAAGTAACCAGCCTATTAAATGAGCAGTTTCCTGATTCACAAGACGAATCCAGCATCCTGTAACTAGGAAAGTCAGGCCCATGACTAGTAGACTCGACATCAGACGATTCCTGCTTCTAAAAGCCATGACCGTAAACCCAAGTAAGACTAGGACAGCGAGAACAATTGCCCAACCATCTGATAAGAAGAGACTCCCAATGTGGCCAAAATAGATCGAAAATTGTCGTACGATGTTCAGAAATACCATCAGGCTGATCACACTGATAAACATAGCCCAAGACCACTTCATTTCACCATAGCTCTGTTTAGACCAAAGCCACGTGATGAACTGGCTGAACACCAAGAAATTGAGGAGAATGACAACATAGGTCAAGGGTTCGATTTTTAGTGGCGTCATCCAGGTAAAATCCATTAAATAACGCATGCCAACCAAGATCACTCCAAGTAGGAAGACGAGTCCCACATAAGATCCTAAAGAGCGTTTAGGCAAGTCTGAAAGAACTTGATCCACCATCGCCCGTGGATCCTTTCCAAAATAATCCACCGCCCGAATGCCTTCTTTTTCAGCAACTTTCAGGTCGCAAACCATATTGTAGAGTTGTTCACCGAGTGCTTCATCATCATAAAAATAGGATTTGGCCCCAATATAGGCCACCATTTTTTTCACATAGGCTTGATCCTCTTTGTTTAGATGAATCAATTCATCTGACATTTTTTCGGTATAACTTTCTACCATTCTTCTCCCTCCTTCTTGATACGTTCTACTTTTGTGACTAGCTCCTGCCACTGGTCCCAAAATTCCTCTAAGCGCTCTCTTCCAGCATCACTGAGTGAAAAATACTTGCGATCAGGACCATCTGGAGACGGCCTCATTTCCCCATGAATGACCCCTTGTTTTTCTAATTTTTGAAGCAGGGGATAAATGGTCCCAGCGACAATCTTATCAAATCCCATCTCTTTGAGACTTTGGATCAATTCATAGCCATAGATAGCCTTTTTGGAAATAATCTCCAGCACACAGCCCTCCAAGACTCCCTTTAGTAATTGGGACTCTTTCATCCTTCTCACCTCTTTCTTCACATTTTTCACTAGTTTGTTTTACATACTAGTTTGCTCACTATCAGTATACTCTTTCTTTACTAGTATGTAAAGCATAATAGTAATTTTTTAAAAAAATTTTTATTCCTTAAAAATCCCTTAA of Streptococcus sp. S5 contains these proteins:
- a CDS encoding NUDIX hydrolase, whose protein sequence is MQFEEKTIERKEIYQGPIFQVVTDQVELPAGKGQAQRDLIFHNGAVAVLPITEDGKTILVKQYRKAIERTSVEIPAGKLEKGENADPKAAALRELEEEIGYTADLELLYDFYSAIGFCNERIKLYGATNLKKVENPRPQDADETLELLEVTLKEAKDLIQTGEVCDAKTIMAIQYWDLINK
- the glmU gene encoding bifunctional UDP-N-acetylglucosamine diphosphorylase/glucosamine-1-phosphate N-acetyltransferase GlmU, with the translated sequence MPNYAIILAAGKGTRMKSDLPKVLHKVAGISMLEHVFRSVGAISPEKTVTVVGHKAELVEQVLAGQTEFVKQTEQLGTGHAVMMAEPVLEGLEGHTLVIAGDTPLITGESLKHLIDFHINHKNVATILTAEAANPFGYGRIVRNDNAEVLRIVEQKDATDFEKQIKEINTGTYVFDNARLFEALKNINTNNAQGEYYITDVIGIFREAGEKVGAYTLKDFDESLGVNDRVALATAEGIMRRRINQAHMVNGVSFVNPDAAYIDVDVEIAPEVQIEANVTLKGHTKIGAETVLTNGTYIVDSEIGVAAVITNSMIEESTVADGVTVGPYAHIRPGSSLAKDVHIGNFVEVKGSSIGENTKAGHLTYIGNCQVGSNVNFGAGTITVNYDGQHKFKTTIGNNVFVGSNSTIIAPVELGDNSLVGAGSTITKDVPADAIAIGRGRQVNKEEYALRLPHHPKNK
- a CDS encoding ASCH domain-containing protein: MTPQEMWNAYKQINPSIGDEIDAWAFGVDPDLLAELVFKGEKTATASAYDLYAVEDEPLPQEGTFDVILDSKDQAVCIVEITKVSVQPFHQVSADHAYKEGEGDKSLAYWRQVHEDFFKDCFGEAGLTFTPDSKVVLEEFRKVYPL
- a CDS encoding NUDIX hydrolase — protein: MEIKKHFGVYGICLQDGKLLCIEKTRGPYQQRFDLPGGSQELGEGLTETLKREVLEETGYTISRYANPRMYDVMVQEEGKDFAVHHIMAFYDIVLDFEGPQQSLPQEVLDGSNDSANAVWLNVEEITEDNASPLVLKVKAELRGFPELDMTSYRNWKVKEKKENK
- a CDS encoding ABC transporter permease — protein: MNHSILFIAKRDLEVNKRRYRLVRLSIAISVLLIVLVMLISNSFYNKMIKEMTVANKNVVTVAFGNKENSLNYKALPLFSSDDIDRVKKIDEVKNITGVKLLFTDDIKFQNGKTSVSNTIHCLEEKYLKNLNIRIAEGKFPEKDNEILIGDSVHKATSMNVGDTVTIKIDNHYEKFVISGIIDKQEAQLFSTLPTEINQMMAINVKSSSVSSNKYYYLNATVKNGTDLNEVANKIEKTVLKNENLKQSLSGTGLDVVVATQQDVINMLSRWFSYIDLFILLIIVLISIVAIINIINILAITIQENHKQIATFKIIGASDRQIKRIYLFESFMMGVRGTSAGLVIGIAISYLIIFLSGLPLDIELTRLLFPVLIGILTSVFAGLLVSRKIIKIDIEKVLNQ
- a CDS encoding ABC transporter ATP-binding protein encodes the protein MIKLVNVTKCFSDGSNVRYIFKNCNFEFKKGSTTAIVGRSGLGKTTLVKLILGITSLNEGDILVCGSSILDMKNLSKVRRRNIGCVFQNFNLISGFTVKENILLPRYFFENGENNINEICNTLGLSKEMLSKSIDKISGGEKQRVALARALINNPEILIADEPTGNLDAANEQNIIELLKRINEELGITIIIVTHSDKVANSMQSICTVVDGKIEYVRR
- a CDS encoding 3-oxoacyl-ACP reductase produces the protein MTKRVLITGVSSGIGLAQARLFLEKGYQVYGVDQGADPQLAGDFHFLQRDLTLDLTPIFDWCPEVEVLCNTAGVLDDYKPLLEQSAQEIQEIFEINYVTPVELTRHYLTQMLEKKQGIIINMCSIASSLAGGGGHAYTSSKHALAGFTKQLALDYAEAGIQVFGIAPGAVKTGMTAADFEPGGLADWVASETPIKRWINPEEVAEVSLFLASGKASAMQGQILTIDGGWSLK
- a CDS encoding DUF2829 domain-containing protein, which produces MTFEEILPGLKAKKKYVRTGWGGAENYVQLFDTIEQNGVALEVTPYFLINVSGEGEGFSMWSPTPCDVLATDWVEVHD
- a CDS encoding APC family permease, with the translated sequence MNLFRKKGLGQVHPGLNRHLRLWDLIILGIGAMVGTGIFTITGTAAANLAGPALIISIVIAAFCVGLSALFFAEFASRIPATGGAYSYLYAIFGEFPAWIAGWLTVMEFMTAVSGVASGWAAYFKGLLANLGWRLPTALNGTFDPAAGTYVDLLPILVMVLVTALVLMNAKAVLRFNSLLVLLKFSALALFILVGIFHLNPGNWANFAPYGFGEIYGGQTGIMAGASLMFFAFLGFESISMAVDEIKEPQKNVPRGIVLSLLITTVLYILVTLVLTGMVPFKNLNVEDAVAFTLRQVGAGWAGNYVSLVAILTLITVCISMTFALSRMIYSLARDGLLPKAMKQLDPKTRIPKNATLVAGSMAAIAGGVFPLASIASFLNICTLAYLVMLAFALLKLRKEHGAPGPGEFKTPLVPVLPILSIVVCLSFMTQYSLSTWLAFGVALLIGIGIYFGYGYRHSEENQ
- a CDS encoding PadR family transcriptional regulator translates to MKESQLLKGVLEGCVLEIISKKAIYGYELIQSLKEMGFDKIVAGTIYPLLQKLEKQGVIHGEMRPSPDGPDRKYFSLSDAGRERLEEFWDQWQELVTKVERIKKEGEEW